A stretch of Triticum aestivum cultivar Chinese Spring chromosome 1D, IWGSC CS RefSeq v2.1, whole genome shotgun sequence DNA encodes these proteins:
- the LOC123182757 gene encoding pre-mRNA cleavage factor Im 25 kDa subunit 2: MVGAPSSPVVNVYPLANYTFGTKEAKMEKDTSVADRLARMKVNYMKEGMRTSVEAILLVQEHNHPHILLLQIGNTFCKLPGGRLKPGESEIEGLKRKLCSKLAVNSPSFPPNWQVGECVAEWWRPNFETVMYPYCPPHITKPKECKKLFIVHLTEREYFAVPRNLKLLAVPLFELYDNVQRYGPVISTIPQQLSRFQFNMVSS, translated from the exons ATGGTGGGCGCTCCGTCCTCGCCGGTGGTGAACGTGTACCCGCTCGCCAACTACACGTTCGGCACCAAGGAGGCCAAGATGGAGAAGGACACCTCCGTCGCCGACCGCCTTGCTCGCATGAAAGTCAA CTACATGAAAGAAGGAATGCGAACAAGTGTTGAAGCAATCCTATTG GTGCAAGAGCACAACCACCCCCACATACTGTTGTTGCAAATTGGAAACACATTTTGCAAACTTCCTGGTGGACGGTTGAAGCCTGGAGAAAGTG AAATTGAGGGCCTGAAAAGGAAGCTGTGCAGCAAGCTTGCAGTTAACTCACCTTCCTTTCCACCTAACTGGCAG GTTGGTGAGTGTGTTGCTGAATGGTGGAGGCCAAACTTTGAAACCGTGATGTATCCTTACTGCCCTCCACATATAACAAAGCCCAAG GAGTGCAAGAAGCTTTTCATTGTTCACCTAACTGAAAGGGAGTATTTCGCTGTTCCAAGGAACTTGAAGCTACTTGCTGTTCCACTGTTTGAACTATATGACAATGTTCAG CGGTATGGGCCAGTGATTTCCACCATCCCGCAGCAGCTGTCCAGGTTCCAGTTCAACATGGTGAGCTCGTAA